One Acetobacterium sp. KB-1 DNA segment encodes these proteins:
- a CDS encoding Ig-like domain-containing protein, which translates to MKHNLIKKVSSFVLSVTLLLTSNAMVLAVGEVKPQQSSVTVTVEKLTLMDGFVLAPTKVTVGSGESLGSILDRVVGNQMIWQGDRLYAVVGAQSSGDSVPTVISAMGVNENNEVSPTQASLNEVGLLSPGQLGERDYNSMSAWMCTINNQLIGSEMAGYVPNPGDVIRVQFSLWGNGADLGQTLSGNVPAIFVADKDPLLEALAQVRNSPYFNQFMTDAAFSDAYDQAMSIAKNLQASQGAVDAVTDQLKTLQPIPAESITLSVGNLEMNVAQTYELKVTVYPENATLGKVVNWQSANPDVAMVDDNGVVTGMGPGLTTVLATTQSGDLSATCLVDVRAIPMTGIKLSLNGLALETAGIHQLSVFYTPESTTDAKEVRWLSSDTGVVEVSTSGLVTATGKGTATITAQTAGGHTAKCEVTVATPRELADGITAKINALPKIKALVLSDKPMLEAIKAEYEVSPENTKRLVSVSAIEKLTALLNRMAELEVNQALANQVIAAINLLPEPDQTKLINEAAVVSARADFVSGLTAEQQSLVPKEALDKLTACEKMIKLIKKNNQNAARIVMATIADLPQALTLADVKQVSAARKDYEALNTDQQGLVENSEILNTAELEIVKQIQLATSDIDEQTLTIGSYQFLTFLELGKAYDCLAESQQRLLDTSVKDKILGLQKRVKAQNKAGGDIVVDTPWYVSQQVDQVKVTQIAYSKFIELLKNEKISSESTQLLNLYTISLKDMTNYNLDYMPTSDERLTISLSVSNDVLAYDQLSIVTQQKDGTVTVIDKDQYTLLENRIEFKSVNPSLLGIIVDRTSLKTLQTTINTEQINPLEPEITKALEKTSDYMLIAAANPTIQSGLWETVCFARGGYAVPEGYYELFYSNVVKELNEGGGSISGDRTNTDYSKTILALTAIGKDPTDVGGYNLLSKLSNFTQIKRGGMMAYVWALIALDSNNYEIPLNTTGVQTTRELLIQTILDREVVTSAGVRGGFSLYSDSADAAPDTDVTAMTLQSLAKYKDREDVKPVVDRAVNTLAELQNSNGSYGTFGAPETSESTSQVILALTSLGIDPAADPRFIKGDHWILSDLMNYYVDGGGFMHIKAGGTGNGGGEPGTLNGMASYQAMQAMISYNRLKSGKPWIFGITDGFNPVIDKEKSLDDIKKEYEQSFGTTKSGGSGTVAKASGGTTAAGSATGTTATAASKGGTSAENFTPWSFDGTYTPNAKTAEAENSGAMIIDQINGPMIFGGVVILLTGIVGATMYLVKKKRMKRA; encoded by the coding sequence ATGAAACACAATTTAATAAAAAAAGTCAGCTCCTTTGTGTTAAGTGTAACACTGTTGCTCACATCCAACGCGATGGTATTAGCAGTCGGAGAGGTTAAGCCACAGCAGAGTAGCGTGACGGTAACGGTGGAAAAACTGACGCTAATGGATGGGTTTGTTTTAGCACCGACTAAGGTAACCGTTGGCAGCGGTGAAAGTCTTGGCAGTATCCTGGATCGGGTGGTCGGAAACCAGATGATCTGGCAAGGTGATCGGCTTTATGCGGTGGTTGGAGCGCAGTCTTCAGGCGATTCGGTACCTACTGTTATTTCGGCAATGGGAGTTAACGAAAATAATGAGGTATCGCCAACCCAGGCTAGCTTAAATGAAGTTGGACTTTTGTCCCCTGGACAACTCGGAGAACGCGATTACAACTCCATGTCGGCGTGGATGTGCACGATTAACAATCAACTGATCGGCAGCGAAATGGCAGGCTATGTTCCGAATCCTGGCGATGTTATCCGGGTGCAGTTTTCATTATGGGGAAACGGTGCCGATCTGGGGCAGACTCTTTCTGGAAACGTACCAGCTATCTTTGTGGCGGACAAAGACCCACTTTTAGAAGCCTTAGCTCAAGTACGGAACAGCCCGTATTTTAATCAGTTTATGACCGATGCGGCTTTTAGTGATGCCTATGATCAGGCCATGAGTATAGCGAAGAACTTACAGGCCTCACAGGGGGCCGTCGATGCGGTGACAGATCAATTAAAAACGCTACAGCCAATTCCCGCTGAGTCAATCACGCTATCGGTTGGAAATCTGGAAATGAATGTGGCTCAAACCTATGAACTAAAGGTGACGGTTTATCCGGAAAACGCGACCCTTGGCAAAGTAGTGAACTGGCAGTCCGCTAATCCGGACGTGGCGATGGTTGATGATAATGGTGTGGTTACCGGGATGGGGCCAGGTCTGACAACGGTTTTGGCAACAACACAAAGTGGCGATTTAAGCGCGACCTGTTTGGTCGATGTAAGAGCCATCCCGATGACCGGTATTAAGCTTAGTTTAAATGGATTGGCCCTGGAGACGGCGGGAATCCATCAGTTGAGTGTCTTTTATACGCCGGAGAGCACAACGGACGCAAAAGAGGTGCGATGGTTAAGTTCGGATACTGGAGTTGTGGAGGTATCCACATCGGGTTTGGTTACGGCAACTGGCAAGGGAACGGCAACGATTACTGCCCAAACAGCCGGTGGCCACACCGCGAAGTGTGAGGTGACGGTGGCCACGCCGCGGGAATTGGCGGATGGCATCACGGCAAAAATAAACGCTTTACCAAAAATTAAAGCGTTGGTGCTTTCGGATAAGCCGATGCTGGAAGCGATCAAAGCCGAGTACGAGGTTAGTCCCGAAAATACCAAGCGGCTGGTGAGTGTTTCGGCAATCGAGAAGCTGACGGCTTTGCTCAATCGGATGGCTGAACTGGAGGTAAATCAGGCGCTGGCAAATCAGGTGATTGCCGCCATTAATCTGCTCCCAGAGCCCGATCAGACTAAGCTAATAAACGAAGCGGCAGTGGTATCGGCGAGAGCTGATTTTGTCAGTGGATTAACCGCTGAGCAACAAAGTCTTGTTCCCAAAGAAGCACTTGATAAACTGACGGCCTGCGAAAAAATGATCAAGCTGATCAAAAAAAACAATCAGAATGCTGCAAGAATCGTCATGGCAACCATTGCAGACTTACCTCAAGCATTAACGCTGGCTGATGTTAAACAGGTATCCGCTGCCCGCAAAGATTATGAAGCATTAAATACCGACCAGCAGGGGCTGGTTGAAAATAGTGAGATCTTAAATACGGCGGAACTAGAGATTGTTAAGCAGATCCAGCTTGCGACTTCAGACATTGATGAGCAGACGTTAACGATTGGTTCTTATCAGTTTTTAACATTCTTAGAACTGGGAAAAGCATATGACTGTTTAGCAGAAAGTCAGCAGAGACTCCTGGACACCAGCGTGAAAGATAAAATTCTGGGGCTTCAGAAACGAGTGAAAGCACAAAATAAGGCAGGCGGCGATATTGTTGTTGATACGCCCTGGTATGTCAGTCAACAGGTGGATCAGGTTAAGGTTACACAGATAGCCTATAGCAAATTTATCGAGCTGCTGAAAAACGAAAAAATTAGTTCGGAATCAACCCAATTATTAAATTTATACACCATATCCTTAAAAGATATGACAAACTACAACCTGGACTATATGCCTACTTCAGATGAGCGATTAACCATATCATTATCGGTGAGTAACGATGTTCTGGCTTATGATCAGTTAAGCATTGTTACCCAGCAAAAAGATGGAACCGTTACAGTGATTGACAAAGACCAGTATACACTTTTAGAAAATCGAATTGAATTCAAAAGCGTCAATCCTTCACTGCTGGGAATTATCGTGGATAGAACTTCCCTTAAAACCTTGCAAACAACGATCAATACCGAACAGATTAATCCGTTGGAACCGGAAATCACCAAAGCGCTGGAGAAAACATCGGATTATATGCTAATAGCAGCGGCAAATCCGACCATTCAAAGCGGTCTCTGGGAAACCGTCTGCTTTGCCAGAGGGGGGTATGCGGTGCCGGAAGGCTATTATGAACTGTTCTACAGTAATGTGGTAAAGGAGTTAAACGAAGGGGGCGGATCAATTTCCGGTGATCGGACCAATACCGACTATTCAAAAACCATTTTGGCTTTAACTGCCATTGGCAAAGATCCTACCGATGTTGGTGGTTATAATCTGCTGAGTAAACTGTCCAATTTTACCCAGATTAAGCGGGGTGGCATGATGGCCTATGTTTGGGCACTGATTGCGTTGGATTCAAATAATTACGAGATACCGCTCAATACAACGGGTGTGCAAACCACCCGGGAACTTCTGATTCAAACCATTCTGGATCGGGAAGTGGTAACCAGTGCCGGGGTCCGGGGTGGCTTTTCACTGTATTCAGACAGTGCTGATGCGGCTCCGGATACGGATGTGACGGCGATGACGCTTCAGTCGTTGGCGAAATATAAAGATCGGGAAGATGTTAAACCAGTCGTTGACCGGGCCGTGAACACCTTGGCTGAACTTCAGAATAGCAACGGCAGTTATGGCACCTTTGGTGCACCGGAAACCTCTGAGAGCACATCCCAGGTCATTCTAGCATTGACCTCGCTGGGCATTGATCCCGCCGCTGATCCCCGTTTTATCAAGGGTGATCATTGGATCTTATCCGATTTGATGAACTATTATGTCGACGGAGGCGGCTTTATGCATATAAAAGCCGGCGGTACCGGCAACGGTGGCGGCGAACCCGGCACGCTCAATGGGATGGCTTCTTATCAGGCCATGCAAGCGATGATTTCCTATAATCGCTTAAAAAGTGGGAAACCCTGGATTTTTGGGATTACCGATGGCTTTAACCCAGTCATTGACAAAGAAAAAAGCCTCGATGATATAAAAAAAGAATATGAACAGAGTTTTGGTACTACAAAATCAGGCGGAAGTGGTACGGTTGCAAAAGCGAGTGGTGGAACAACGGCCGCCGGATCTGCTACCGGCACGACGGCGACGGCTGCTTCAAAGGGTGGAACGTCTGCTGAGAATTTTACACCCTGGTCGTTTGATGGTACCTATACTCCAAACGCAAAAACTGCTGAGGCGGAAAATTCTGGGGCCATGATCATTGATCAAATCAATGGTCCGATGATTTTTGGCGGTGTTGTGATTCTACTGACCGGTATTGTGGGAGCAACCATGTATCTGGTTAAGAAAAAGAGAATGAAACGGGCATGA
- a CDS encoding DUF4430 domain-containing protein gives MKKLMKKMLMLGLMMTVLLFSGPVQAEENVPVQEEAQTGTISISVEKFSLGEGYYVEPVQIPIYTGDTGITVLNRFLGSDKIVWKSNYLVGIYGAQTGELNVPASISKMESHQDFGDAPTTETALAEGLTYPDRLSEKDYSPMSGWMYSVNNVFPGYGLDGYTPANGDVFRLQFTLWGYGADLGQDFMGGMAPINQTDKSDLTKLLAEINSSSKKSQYLQDTQFKTLYDQAYKMMMNFEATTKQARELYNELKAAIPVVTEPVSATYHTHIQNVGWEEIWKTDGVMSGTSGRGLRLEGIEVKLSGTEGHDLGIRYKTHIENIGWENDWKADGVMSGTKGRGLRLEGIDIDLTGADAGQFDVYYQVHAQNFGWLDWAKNGESAGTAGFGYRLEGIRIVVVPAGEAAPGSTERPFVTNN, from the coding sequence ATGAAGAAGTTAATGAAGAAGATGTTGATGCTGGGATTAATGATGACCGTCCTGCTTTTTTCAGGACCGGTGCAAGCCGAAGAGAATGTGCCGGTTCAGGAAGAGGCACAGACCGGAACCATCAGTATTTCGGTGGAAAAATTTTCCTTGGGCGAAGGTTATTATGTCGAACCGGTGCAAATCCCTATTTATACTGGGGATACCGGAATAACAGTGTTAAACCGTTTTTTAGGAAGCGATAAAATTGTATGGAAAAGTAATTATCTGGTTGGCATTTACGGTGCTCAGACTGGAGAACTCAATGTACCCGCCAGTATCTCTAAAATGGAATCCCATCAGGATTTTGGCGACGCACCAACAACAGAAACGGCCCTGGCCGAAGGTCTGACTTACCCGGATCGGCTATCAGAGAAAGATTACAGCCCCATGTCCGGATGGATGTATTCGGTTAACAATGTTTTTCCCGGTTATGGACTGGACGGGTATACGCCAGCTAATGGCGATGTTTTTCGGTTGCAATTCACCCTCTGGGGTTACGGTGCCGATTTAGGTCAGGATTTTATGGGCGGAATGGCACCCATTAATCAAACGGACAAAAGCGATCTGACAAAACTGCTGGCAGAGATTAACTCCAGCAGCAAAAAAAGTCAGTATCTACAGGATACTCAGTTTAAAACATTGTATGATCAGGCCTACAAAATGATGATGAATTTTGAAGCAACGACAAAACAAGCGCGTGAATTATATAATGAACTAAAAGCCGCTATTCCCGTGGTAACTGAGCCCGTCAGTGCCACCTATCATACCCATATTCAAAACGTTGGTTGGGAAGAAATCTGGAAAACAGATGGGGTGATGAGTGGAACCTCCGGTCGGGGCTTACGACTGGAAGGGATTGAAGTTAAACTCAGTGGAACTGAAGGCCATGATTTAGGCATTCGGTATAAAACCCATATCGAGAACATCGGTTGGGAAAACGATTGGAAAGCTGATGGTGTAATGAGTGGCACCAAGGGACGGGGCCTGCGACTAGAAGGGATTGACATTGATCTGACAGGGGCAGATGCCGGGCAGTTTGATGTATATTACCAGGTTCATGCCCAGAATTTTGGCTGGCTGGATTGGGCTAAAAATGGTGAAAGTGCCGGAACCGCGGGCTTTGGCTACCGGTTGGAAGGCATTCGGATTGTGGTTGTACCCGCTGGCGAAGCAGCACCGGGCTCAACGGAAAGACCTTTTGTTACCAATAACTAA
- a CDS encoding TIM barrel protein, which yields MILMNISNYSGDLEKFEGDWKNVQSFLEKHQLDGVELICYEEDYLDTLPRQILKGLHLKYFPTWLEFYQNDMAKVSEMFGGMKGVRQYYGGTHPDILVEAFRQEYQRAREFEVEYMVYHVSHVTTEHSFTGAFDYTDDEVLDATVDLVNRAFDTNSDVLLLFENLWWPGLTLLDRDKAQRFLDQINYENKGIMLDLSHLMITNPKLKTAQEGAEYILDCIEKLGSLKDWIKGVHVNLSLPGDYLLSDHRTQYQEILATEDQFERYLKTVGHIKKIDWHVPFDHPLVKNIIESVTPEYIVYELLAKDYESLDAYMAIQNQAMGCI from the coding sequence ATGATTCTGATGAATATTTCAAATTACTCCGGCGATCTGGAAAAATTTGAAGGCGACTGGAAGAATGTGCAGAGTTTTTTAGAAAAACACCAACTGGATGGTGTGGAGTTGATTTGTTATGAAGAAGATTATCTGGATACGCTACCACGACAGATATTAAAAGGACTTCACTTGAAATATTTTCCCACCTGGCTGGAATTTTATCAAAATGATATGGCAAAGGTGTCGGAGATGTTTGGTGGGATGAAGGGGGTTCGTCAATATTATGGCGGTACCCATCCTGACATTCTGGTGGAGGCCTTTCGGCAGGAATATCAGCGAGCCCGGGAATTTGAGGTGGAGTATATGGTCTATCACGTTTCCCACGTAACCACGGAGCATTCATTTACCGGGGCTTTTGATTACACCGATGATGAGGTACTGGATGCAACTGTGGATCTGGTCAACCGGGCTTTTGATACCAATAGTGATGTACTGCTGCTGTTCGAAAATCTATGGTGGCCGGGGTTAACCCTCTTAGATAGGGACAAAGCCCAGCGGTTTCTGGATCAGATCAACTATGAAAATAAAGGCATCATGCTGGATCTCAGTCATTTGATGATCACAAACCCCAAGCTAAAAACAGCTCAAGAAGGTGCCGAATACATATTGGATTGCATTGAGAAGCTGGGTAGCTTAAAAGACTGGATCAAGGGCGTACATGTGAATCTGTCATTACCAGGAGACTATCTGTTATCAGATCATCGTACACAGTATCAAGAAATCCTGGCAACTGAAGATCAGTTTGAACGCTATCTTAAAACGGTGGGACATATTAAAAAAATTGACTGGCATGTGCCTTTTGATCATCCACTGGTTAAAAATATTATTGAGTCGGTGACGCCTGAATATATCGTGTATGAGTTGTTGGCCAAAGATTATGAAAGTCTGGATGCCTACATGGCGATTCAAAATCAGGCTATGGGATGTATTTGA
- a CDS encoding DUF4430 domain-containing protein, whose translation MKMFKKSNGVLAILLVLGMFTPLSVMAAVNEVESGNAGGSVVIDMERSTIGQGFFIEPVKINFTEGETVFDLVSRLAGPDNIIGSKVYINGIKGTDAGVESVVIPNYIVEKLGGGDTATAKAFGNAGTDNALGTTSYSQQGGWMYLVNNLSPDVGMGDYVVKDGDVVRIAFSYWGYGADLTGYEWGSPEPKVIIGNKDALLKAVAIVNTEMKEIYLSNDIIKTAYDNAIAVSTNMVASQNEINVATAELNNAVAAFSVNASYRTHVQNEGWQTLRKNGEVSGTIGESLRLEGIEINLEENAEYDLGVEYKTHIENLGWEEQWKSNGQMSGTEKQGLRLEAIDIQLTGADADQFDVYYQVHAQNVGWMGYAKNGESAGTAGFGYRLEGIKIQVVSHGAPAPVAAEGTAGNAFITK comes from the coding sequence ATGAAAATGTTTAAGAAATCAAATGGGGTTTTGGCTATTCTATTGGTTTTAGGGATGTTCACACCCTTGTCGGTTATGGCAGCGGTTAACGAGGTGGAAAGCGGCAATGCCGGTGGTTCGGTTGTTATTGATATGGAGCGGTCAACGATTGGCCAGGGATTTTTCATCGAACCGGTTAAGATCAACTTTACAGAAGGTGAAACCGTCTTTGATCTGGTTTCACGATTGGCTGGGCCTGACAACATTATCGGGAGTAAGGTTTACATCAATGGTATTAAAGGAACTGATGCCGGAGTAGAATCGGTGGTGATCCCCAATTATATTGTCGAAAAGCTTGGCGGTGGTGATACCGCAACAGCCAAAGCCTTTGGAAATGCTGGCACGGATAATGCATTAGGGACCACCTCTTACAGTCAACAGGGAGGATGGATGTATTTAGTCAATAACCTCAGTCCGGATGTCGGTATGGGCGATTATGTGGTTAAAGACGGCGATGTTGTCCGGATTGCTTTTAGTTACTGGGGCTATGGAGCTGATCTGACTGGTTATGAATGGGGCTCACCGGAACCGAAGGTGATAATCGGTAATAAGGATGCCCTTTTAAAAGCAGTTGCTATCGTTAACACCGAGATGAAAGAAATTTATTTAAGTAATGATATCATAAAAACGGCCTATGACAATGCCATTGCAGTATCGACAAACATGGTTGCATCACAAAACGAAATAAATGTCGCAACCGCAGAACTTAACAATGCCGTTGCCGCCTTTAGTGTTAACGCTAGTTATCGGACTCATGTACAAAATGAGGGATGGCAAACGCTAAGGAAAAACGGGGAGGTAAGCGGAACGATTGGCGAATCACTGCGGCTGGAAGGGATTGAGATAAACCTGGAAGAAAATGCCGAGTATGACCTTGGTGTGGAATACAAGACCCACATTGAAAATCTGGGCTGGGAAGAGCAATGGAAAAGCAATGGGCAAATGAGTGGCACAGAAAAACAGGGTTTACGTCTGGAAGCCATTGATATTCAATTGACTGGCGCTGATGCCGATCAATTTGATGTTTATTATCAGGTGCATGCCCAGAATGTGGGTTGGATGGGTTATGCTAAAAACGGTGAGAGTGCCGGAACGGCAGGTTTTGGTTACCGACTGGAAGGTATAAAAATACAGGTAGTATCCCATGGTGCACCGGCACCAGTGGCGGCTGAGGGCACTGCGGGTAATGCATTTATAACTAAGTAA